A window of Microbacterium sp. BK668 genomic DNA:
CACGACGAGGCGCTTGCTGTGTGGGAGTCCGCCCTCCGCAAGGGTCTGGTCGACAAGCCGACCCTCTCGCGGATGCGCCTGTCCTCGACCGCCAGGGCCCTGCTCGACGAGGCGAACCCGTTCGCGGACTCCGGTCTCGAGACGTTCGTCCCACCGCGGCTCCGGTGGCTGGGCCTCCCCATCATCCCGCAGGCATGGATCGCCGGCCATCGCGTCGACTTCCTGATCGGTGAGCGACTCGTCCTCCAGATCGACGGCGGTCACCACGTCGGCGAGCAGCGCACGAGCGACATCGCACACGACGCGGCCCTCATGCTGGCGGGATTCCACCCCATCAGGGTCGGCTACGACCAGGTCGTCAACCGGTGGCCCGAGGTCCAAGACCTCATCATGCGGGCGGTCGCTCAGGGACTCCACAAGGCAGCGTGACGTGCGGGCGTCCTGGTCCGTTCACTCCT
This region includes:
- a CDS encoding DUF559 domain-containing protein; its protein translation is MKLDNRVQFLLAAVSAAGGILRSSTARAQGHSQWVIDAAVHAQLLTRVRRYWLVTPDADQTVVRAAKGGVVLTCVTQAQRLGLWVLRAGEVHVGAPSSRGRVDVPDGTVVHWGKPLVPRSPEALVDPIENTLALIATCRPHDEALAVWESALRKGLVDKPTLSRMRLSSTARALLDEANPFADSGLETFVPPRLRWLGLPIIPQAWIAGHRVDFLIGERLVLQIDGGHHVGEQRTSDIAHDAALMLAGFHPIRVGYDQVVNRWPEVQDLIMRAVAQGLHKAA